The DNA region GGTTCAATAGCCTGACTGTTGAGCGTCTTCGCCTGCTCACCCGCAGGTGGTTGCTGGCTGTAGTGGGTGACGCCGTTATCATCTACCCATGTATAGATGTCGGTGGCAAACCCTAGCGGGCTGTAAAGTATTACCAATATCGCAGATATCAGGCCAATCCGTATCATAATCAAATTCCGTTGCTGCCAGAGGTTCAGGGTTATCACAACTGTGTTATCTTTGAACACATTAAAGCAAACATGTGGACTCGTTAAGTGTATGCAAAATATCACTAAGCCAACAGTTAAATCCAAAGGGATCTACCTGTTACCTAACCTATTGACCACTGCTGGGTTGTTTGCCGGTTTCTATGCAGTGATCGCATCAATGAATGGCCGCTTTGAGGCGTCCGCCATCGCAGTTTTTGTCGCGATGATTTTCGATGGACTGGATGGACGATTAGCAAGGCTGACTAACACCCAAAGTAGTTTTGGTGCGGAATATGATTCGATGGCCGATATGGTGTCATTCGGAATGGCTCCCGCACTGATTGCTTACAATTGGGGGCTGGCCGATATCGGCAAAATTGGCTGGCTGGCGGCTTTTATCTATTGTGCCGGGGCGGCCTTACGCTTGGCGCGCTTCAATACCCAAGTTGGCGTTGCCGATAAGCGCTATTTCCAAGGATTAGCAAGCCCCGCAGCGGCCATCATTGCGGGGAGTGTCTGGCTTGGGCAGGACTACGGCATTGCAGGTAACAGCGTATCTTGGCTATTTGCGTTAATTACCGCCGGTTCCGGTTTATTGATGGTTAGTAATTTCCGCTACCATTCGTTTAAGCAAGTAGACTGGAGCGGTAAAGTCAATTTTCTGGTCATTCTGCTAGTCGTTGCGGTATTTGTGGTGGTATCTGTCGATCCCGCCTTAATCCTTTGCTGTTTGTTTTACATCTATGCTTGCTCTGGCCCGGTGATGACCATGCGTAATATTAAACAGCTCAAAGTTTCCGATGTCGTGGGTGACAAAGAAGTTGAACTATTTCAGAGTGACATCCCCGATGCCGAGGCGGATAAGCACCCATCTGCTACTGATGAGCCGCAGAAGAAGTAAATTGCCAAAAGCGAAACAGTAAAAGACCGTTTTATGGTCTTTTACTGCTAACACCCGGTCAAATGTGATCAATGTGTATATGGATGGTTGCTTTTTATATGGTTTTGCTCGCAAAACCAACTATTAAAAAATAAATAGAAATTCCCTCTTGCACAAAAGATTAAGCTCCCTATAATGCGCACCCACTGACACGGCAACAGCGACACGCTGGCGGTGCGGCAGGCAAGGCGGAGACGCTGATTTGTCTGGGCGAAAAAGATTGGCGCAAGCCACTTGACGCCAAGTTGGGGTGGTGTAGAATGCACCTCCCTGCTCGGAGAGAACCCCGAGCAACGCTCTTTAACAATTGATGAGACAAGCAAATCTGTGTGGGCACTCGCAGTGAATGAAATCGCAAAACGATTTAAAACTCACTGAAGAGTGTTCGAAATAGAACAGTCATTCATTAGAGTCAAAAACTTTTAATTGAAGAGTTTGATCATGGCTCAGATTGAACGCTGGCGGCATAACACATGCAA from Shewanella dokdonensis includes:
- the pssA gene encoding CDP-diacylglycerol--serine O-phosphatidyltransferase, with amino-acid sequence MQNITKPTVKSKGIYLLPNLLTTAGLFAGFYAVIASMNGRFEASAIAVFVAMIFDGLDGRLARLTNTQSSFGAEYDSMADMVSFGMAPALIAYNWGLADIGKIGWLAAFIYCAGAALRLARFNTQVGVADKRYFQGLASPAAAIIAGSVWLGQDYGIAGNSVSWLFALITAGSGLLMVSNFRYHSFKQVDWSGKVNFLVILLVVAVFVVVSVDPALILCCLFYIYACSGPVMTMRNIKQLKVSDVVGDKEVELFQSDIPDAEADKHPSATDEPQKK